CCACCGGCCGGCCCTGCGGCCAGAGCGAGGAAGAAGCCGGCGAGATACGCAAGGAGCAGGAGGAAGAGGCCCCCCTGCCCTCGGAACGGATGGTCCATGCGGGGACCTCACGGCAATTCCCGTTCCATGGGCTCGGCACGTTGCTTGCGGTTATGAAACGCGTTGACGAAAACATTTTATTGTAGGTACAATATAATTTGAGAATTGAGTTCGATCCCCTCAAGAACGAACGGAACATTGCCGAGCGCGGGATCTCTTTCGAATCGGCCGATGTTTTCGAGTGGGAAACGGCCAGGGTCATCGAAGACACACGTCGAAATTACGGTGAGAGAAGGTATCGGGCGATTGGCATGATCATGGAGAGGTTGCACGCAATGGTCATTACGCCTCGGCAAGACGGTATCCGGGTCATCCGTCTCCGAAAGGCGAATCGAAGAGAAAAGAGGTTGTATGAAGAAACGACCGAAGCCGGAAAAGACCGACATCCTTAACCCGGAGTGGACCGTCGAGGATTTCCGCAGATCCGGAAATGCTCTCGAGGTTTTACCACCGGAATTGGTGGAAACGATCCGCAAGCGCCGGCAGGGACAGCGGGGGCCTCAGCGATCGCCCGTTAAGGCAAAGGTGACGATCCGGCTGGACCAGCGGGTATTGGAACATTTCAAAGCCACTGGAAGAGGATGGCAAACGCGGATCAACGATGTGCTGAAGCGACTGATCTCGGAGAGGAAGGCTTCGTAGCAGTTCAGCCGCCGAACGCCGCGCGGGTGCGGCGTTTGCGGTGGAATGTCACGGCGAAGCGGTGGGCCTCGTCCCGGACCCGCATCAGCAGGTGGAGCACCGGGTCGCCCGTCGGCAGGTGTAGGGGATTCTTCCTCCCGGGTAGGAATACCCGCTCGCGGAAGACCTTCTCTCCTCCCCGGACACGCTCCTTGGCCAGGG
This genomic interval from Thermodesulfobacteriota bacterium contains the following:
- a CDS encoding BrnT family toxin, coding for MRIEFDPLKNERNIAERGISFESADVFEWETARVIEDTRRNYGERRYRAIGMIMERLHAMVITPRQDGIRVIRLRKANRREKRLYEETTEAGKDRHP
- a CDS encoding BrnA antitoxin family protein, whose amino-acid sequence is MKKRPKPEKTDILNPEWTVEDFRRSGNALEVLPPELVETIRKRRQGQRGPQRSPVKAKVTIRLDQRVLEHFKATGRGWQTRINDVLKRLISERKAS